A genome region from Fodinibius salicampi includes the following:
- a CDS encoding TolC family protein produces the protein MRTGILLFLISFFITIGGYAQDAQPITLDEAINIALENSNQLEVAQNNVELSERQVLSEKADYLPSINASVSGNRDIGRNFNQDIGEIVTETTHSFFGRLNADLPIYSGLENLHSLRSSQYDKRSGEENLRRVREDIIFNTASNYLQLILDKEFLRIDRENLEASRKTLEQVRAQVEVGSRPQVDLYNQEATVANNELAVVNSENAVESSRLQLIQTLQVDPRKEYNFETPEIDEQTAAAADYDLEQLVTTALENRSDLKSEEYNIKSIRHQLSATRGSLYPSLSLSGSVGSRYSDGIPLNFEDQFFDQNISRGIGLSLSIPIFGNLNRRTNVQSQQINYKNAKLNLEDLELQVVQEVNQAYNDYRSYVKQLESSEKALRAAERSYQTQKERYEVGAGTLIELSDANAQYTEAQASRAQALFRVIFQQQLLDYYIGRLNQDITLE, from the coding sequence ATGCGTACAGGGATTCTGCTTTTTCTTATAAGTTTTTTTATTACCATTGGTGGGTATGCACAAGATGCTCAGCCTATTACGTTGGATGAGGCCATTAATATTGCTCTTGAAAATAGTAACCAACTAGAAGTAGCGCAGAATAATGTTGAATTATCTGAGAGGCAGGTGCTGAGCGAAAAGGCGGATTATCTCCCATCAATAAACGCAAGTGTATCTGGTAATAGGGATATAGGACGTAATTTTAATCAGGATATAGGGGAAATTGTAACCGAAACAACCCATTCCTTTTTCGGTCGTTTGAATGCAGATCTCCCTATTTATAGTGGTCTTGAGAATTTGCATTCCCTCCGTAGCAGTCAATATGACAAACGGTCAGGTGAGGAAAACCTGCGGCGCGTACGAGAAGATATTATTTTTAATACGGCCAGTAATTATTTACAGCTGATATTGGATAAGGAGTTTTTGAGAATCGATCGGGAAAATCTGGAGGCCTCTCGAAAAACGTTAGAACAGGTTAGAGCACAAGTGGAAGTTGGTTCCCGGCCCCAAGTGGATTTATACAATCAGGAAGCAACGGTTGCAAATAATGAATTGGCAGTGGTTAATTCAGAAAATGCCGTGGAGTCCAGTCGCCTGCAGTTGATACAGACCCTTCAGGTTGACCCTCGAAAAGAATATAATTTTGAGACACCCGAGATTGATGAACAAACGGCCGCTGCAGCGGATTATGATTTGGAGCAACTCGTGACCACGGCCCTGGAGAATCGATCTGATTTAAAAAGTGAAGAATATAATATCAAATCGATTCGACACCAGCTGAGTGCTACCCGAGGTAGTTTATATCCGTCGTTAAGCTTGAGTGGCTCTGTAGGGAGTCGTTATTCTGATGGAATTCCACTTAATTTTGAAGATCAGTTTTTCGACCAAAACATAAGCCGGGGAATTGGTCTTTCATTAAGTATCCCCATTTTCGGAAACTTGAATAGAAGAACGAATGTACAGTCCCAGCAAATTAATTATAAGAATGCTAAGCTGAATTTAGAAGACTTGGAGCTGCAGGTAGTCCAGGAGGTTAATCAGGCCTATAATGATTATCGCTCGTATGTCAAGCAGCTGGAGTCGTCTGAGAAAGCGTTGAGAGCGGCAGAACGTTCCTATCAAACCCAGAAAGAGCGTTATGAAGTGGGGGCAGGAACATTAATTGAACTAAGTGATGCCAATGCCCAGTATACAGAAGCGCAAGCCAGCAGGGCCCAGGCATTGTTTCGGGTAATCTTCCAACAGCAACTGCTTGATTACTACATTGGAAGGCTGAATCAGGATATAACTTTAGAATAA
- a CDS encoding ABC transporter ATP-binding protein: MAEPIIKIEELMKIYQMGNQEVRALDGVSFDVQENEYIAIMGPSGSGKSTLMNLIGCLDTPTSGIYILNGQDVSKLEDAELAEVRNREIGFVFQTFNLLPRTDCLSNVELPLIYSGVKTAERRQRSARTLERVGLGDRLDHKPNELSGGQRQRVAIARALVNNPSILLADEPTGNLDTKTGEEIMLLFEELYRMGNTILLVTHEDEIADHARRIIRLRDGVIESDVKVESPVLDGVEIALPSATA, encoded by the coding sequence ATGGCAGAACCGATTATTAAGATTGAAGAATTGATGAAAATTTATCAAATGGGGAATCAAGAGGTTCGGGCGCTTGACGGTGTATCCTTTGATGTGCAGGAAAATGAATACATTGCCATTATGGGTCCTTCCGGCTCCGGAAAATCTACCCTCATGAACCTGATCGGTTGTCTGGATACCCCTACTTCCGGGATTTATATCCTGAATGGACAAGATGTAAGTAAGCTTGAGGATGCCGAGCTGGCTGAAGTACGTAACAGGGAGATCGGATTTGTATTTCAGACATTTAATTTACTTCCGCGTACTGATTGCTTATCTAATGTAGAACTCCCGTTAATCTACTCGGGAGTAAAAACAGCAGAACGGCGCCAACGTTCAGCCCGAACACTCGAGCGGGTAGGCTTGGGAGATCGCCTTGATCATAAGCCCAATGAGCTATCAGGGGGACAGCGACAGCGGGTAGCCATAGCCCGGGCGCTGGTAAACAATCCCTCTATACTGTTGGCTGACGAACCTACCGGAAATCTGGATACTAAGACCGGTGAAGAAATTATGTTGTTGTTTGAGGAATTATACCGGATGGGAAATACCATTTTATTGGTGACCCATGAAGATGAAATAGCAGATCACGCCCGGCGCATCATTCGTCTCCGGGACGGAGTTATTGAAAGTGATGTAAAAGTAGAAAGTCCGGTTTTAGACGGTGTCGAAATCGCCTTACCCAGTGCTACGGCTTAA
- a CDS encoding efflux RND transporter periplasmic adaptor subunit: MAKKQKSSTQKLFVFSGVIILLLALGGITAKYMGWLGGGDKGKTVETVKAELKTITQVVSASGKIQPEVEVTMRPEVSGEIIELPIKEGDYVSKGDLLLRIKPDIYQARIDEINASLLTQKARLEEARANLLEAESVFNQNKELYESQAISKAEYIQSKSSYEARQASFQAAEYQVQSIQAQLQQAREELQKTIIRAPREGTISKLAVEVGERVLGNTQSIGTELLRIAKMDQMEVQIEVNENDIVNVAVNDSANIMVDAYPDRVFGGVVTEIANSADVTSEGTSEEVTNYEVKIRVSTAHNLDMAGDKLVQSVSEGESPEDTFTPSFKPGMSATVDVKTQTAHNVVSVPIQAVTVRDFADESVQDTTENDSLSNEEESVIPVEDMRKVVFVVEDGRGYRREVKTGISDNTHMQILSGLEEGEEVVTGSYRILSNELADGDKVNINNRKFSSR; the protein is encoded by the coding sequence ATGGCAAAAAAACAAAAATCATCCACTCAAAAGCTGTTTGTCTTCAGTGGGGTAATTATACTTTTGCTGGCCTTGGGAGGAATTACAGCCAAATATATGGGGTGGCTCGGGGGAGGTGACAAAGGAAAAACCGTTGAAACCGTAAAGGCAGAGCTGAAGACAATTACCCAGGTAGTGTCAGCTTCCGGAAAAATTCAGCCTGAGGTAGAAGTGACCATGCGACCAGAGGTTTCGGGTGAAATTATTGAACTTCCCATTAAAGAGGGGGATTACGTTTCAAAAGGTGATTTACTGTTACGCATAAAACCGGATATTTATCAGGCCCGGATAGATGAAATTAATGCTTCCCTGTTAACACAAAAAGCAAGGCTGGAAGAAGCACGAGCGAATCTTTTGGAAGCAGAGTCGGTTTTCAATCAGAATAAAGAGCTGTATGAATCCCAAGCTATCTCAAAAGCGGAATATATTCAATCAAAGTCAAGTTATGAAGCCCGTCAAGCTAGTTTCCAGGCGGCTGAATACCAGGTGCAGAGTATTCAGGCCCAGCTTCAACAGGCCCGGGAAGAACTTCAGAAAACGATTATTCGCGCACCGCGGGAAGGGACAATTAGTAAGCTTGCTGTTGAAGTAGGAGAGCGGGTGCTGGGAAATACCCAGTCGATTGGAACTGAACTGCTGCGCATCGCAAAAATGGATCAGATGGAAGTACAGATTGAAGTCAATGAGAATGATATTGTAAATGTAGCGGTCAACGACTCGGCGAATATTATGGTTGATGCTTATCCGGATCGAGTATTTGGTGGAGTGGTGACAGAAATAGCAAACTCAGCAGATGTAACGTCTGAAGGAACAAGCGAGGAAGTAACCAATTATGAGGTTAAAATACGAGTGAGTACAGCTCACAACCTGGATATGGCTGGTGATAAACTGGTTCAATCGGTATCGGAGGGAGAAAGTCCCGAGGATACATTTACTCCCTCCTTTAAACCAGGAATGTCTGCTACGGTGGATGTTAAGACTCAGACCGCTCATAACGTAGTTTCGGTACCCATACAGGCCGTTACCGTACGAGACTTTGCAGATGAATCCGTACAAGATACAACTGAAAATGATTCACTATCTAATGAAGAGGAAAGCGTTATACCTGTTGAGGATATGCGCAAAGTGGTATTTGTGGTTGAGGACGGGCGTGGGTATCGCCGTGAGGTAAAGACCGGCATTAGTGATAATACACATATGCAGATTCTCTCGGGCCTTGAAGAAGGAGAAGAAGTAGTGACCGGAAGCTACCGCATACTATCCAATGAATTGGCGGACGGTGATAAGGTTAATATCAATAACAGAAAATTTAGCAGCAGGTAA